The following coding sequences lie in one Capsicum annuum cultivar UCD-10X-F1 chromosome 5, UCD10Xv1.1, whole genome shotgun sequence genomic window:
- the LOC124898500 gene encoding uncharacterized protein LOC124898500 — MELPESNSSHWKSKFIDGLPMLFAERIRNTLRGPNVSINYEAYTYGNLIKVVTQEGLALCNEIKLNQQVKKYHLTERQQLGEFYQRVSALENPKLLPIEDSQTLPDGDFLKTLEEAAHQHFYAKFTILIDYNYKKEFTALIDSGAGCDLYNQKFLIRTVAKLPDLSLTKILNMMSLSKCLQDGRMASRGSSSSFRGIGGRNSPRGRGNVLVQIGNQRLISLSITNSSFSSMNTDEQTYQEFLEFMKFKSNKQGDNEVPSYSSILKDDNENTELYERNKIEKVIISPEKHDLRWKDNPWQLMQRYLDNTFYAVVSYKYHNYYQSILSTMGSAEI, encoded by the exons ATGGAATTACCTGAGAGTAATAGTTCTCATTGGAAGTCCAAGTTTATAGATGGCCTTCCCATGTTATTTGCTGAAAGAATTAGGAATACCCTTAGAGGTCCTAATGTGAGTATTAACTATGAGGCTTACACTTACGGTAACCTTATAAAGGTTGTTACTCAAGAAGGTTTAGCTTTATGTAATGAGATTAAGTTAAACCAACAGGTTAAGAAGTATCATCTTACTGAGAGACAACAACTGGGAGAATTTT ATCAAAGGGTTTCTGCTTTAGAAAACCCAAAACTATTACCCATTGAGGATAGCCAAACTCTCCCTGATGGAGATTTCCTTAAAACCTTAGAAGAAGCTGCTCACCAACATTTCTATGCTAAGTTCACCATTCTTATTGATTACAATTATAAGAAGGAATTTACAGCTCTCATTGACAGTGGCGCAGGCT GCGatctttataatcaaaagttCTTAATTAGGACTGTTGCCAAGCTGCCAGATTTATCTTTaacaaagattttaaacatgatgtcTCTAAGCAAATGTTTGCAAGATGGCAG GATGGCATCACGAGGATCTTCTTCCTCGTTTAGAGGAATAGGTGGAAGAAATTCACCAAGAGGCAGAGGTAATGTCCTCGTCCAAATTGGAAATCAGAGGCTGATATCCTTGAGCATTACAAACTCAAGTTTTTCTAGTATGAATACAGATGAACAAACATATCAGGAATTTTtagaattcatgaaattcaagtcTAATAAACAAGGGGATAATGAAGTCCCTTCGTATTCAAGTATTCTTAAAGATGACAATGAGAATACTGAGTTGTATGAACGCAACAAGATAGAAAAAGTCATAATTTCCCCTGAAAAGCATGATCTTCGATGGAAAGATAATCCTTGGCAGCTAATGCAAAGGTATTTGGATAATACATTTTATGCTGTGGTATCTTACAAATATCACAATTATTATCAATCTATATTATCTACAATGGGTTCTGCagaaatttaa